Proteins encoded together in one Staphylococcus aureus window:
- the ftsL gene encoding cell division protein FtsL, protein MAVEKVYQPYDEQVYNSIPKQQPQTKPEKKTVSRKVVVQLTKFEKVLYITLITVIAMLSIYMLSLKMDAYDTRGKIADLDYKIDKQSSENSALQSEIKKNSSYERIYEKAKKQGMSLENDNVKVVRSNGEAKN, encoded by the coding sequence ATGGCTGTAGAAAAAGTGTACCAACCATATGACGAACAAGTTTATAATAGTATACCGAAGCAACAACCACAAACTAAGCCCGAAAAGAAGACTGTTTCGAGAAAAGTGGTTGTACAATTAACTAAATTTGAAAAAGTTTTATACATAACTTTGATTACTGTAATTGCTATGTTAAGTATTTATATGCTATCTTTAAAAATGGATGCGTATGATACGCGAGGAAAGATTGCAGATTTAGATTATAAAATAGATAAACAATCAAGTGAAAACAGTGCTTTACAATCTGAAATCAAAAAGAATTCTTCTTATGAACGCATATACGAAAAGGCTAAGAAACAGGGGATGAGCCTTGAGAACGATAATGTAAAGGTAGTGCGTAGTAATGGCGAAGCAAAAAATTAA
- a CDS encoding penicillin-binding protein, whose translation MAKQKIKIKKNKIGAVLLVGLFGLLFFILVLRISYIMITGHSNGQDLVMKANEKYLVKNAQQPERGKIYDRNGKVLAEDVERYKLVAVIDKKASANSKKPRHVVDKKETAKKLSTVINMKPEEIEKRLSQKKAFQIEFGRKGTNLTYQDKLKIEKMNLPGISLLPETERFYPNGNFASHLIGRAQKNPDTGELKGALGVEKIFDSYLSGSKGSLRYIHDIWGYIAPNTKKEKQPKRGDDVHLTIDSNIQVFVEEALDGMVERYQPKDLFAVVMDAKTGEILAYSQRPTFNPETGKDFGKKWANDLYQNTYEPGSTFKSYGLAAAIQEGAFDPDKKYKSGHRDIMGSRISDWNRVGWGEIPMSLGFTYSSNTLMMHLQDLVGADKMKSWYERFGFGKSTKGMFDGEAPGQIGWSNELQQKTSSFGQSTTVTPVQMLQAQSAFFNDGNMLKPWFVNSVENPVSKRQFYKGQKQIAGKPITKDTAEKVEKQLDLVVNSKKSHAANYRIDGYEVEGKTGTAQVAAPNGGGYVKGPNPYFVSFMGDAPKKNPKVIVYAGMSLAQKNDQEAYELGVSKAFKPIMENTLKYLNVGKSKDDTSNAEYSKVPDVEGQDKQKAIDNVSAKSLEPVTIGSGTQIKAQSIKAGNKVLPHSKVLLLTDGDLTMPDMSGWTKEDVIAFENLTNIKVNLKGSGFVSHQSISKGQKLTEKDKIDVEFSSENVDSNSTNNSDSNSDDKKKSDSKTDKDKSD comes from the coding sequence ATGGCGAAGCAAAAAATTAAAATTAAAAAAAATAAAATAGGGGCAGTCCTACTTGTTGGTTTATTCGGACTGCTCTTTTTTATATTGGTTTTAAGAATTTCATATATCATGATTACTGGACATTCTAATGGTCAAGATTTAGTCATGAAGGCAAATGAAAAGTATTTAGTTAAGAATGCACAACAACCAGAACGAGGAAAGATATATGATCGTAATGGTAAAGTGCTAGCAGAAGATGTAGAAAGATATAAACTTGTTGCAGTAATAGATAAAAAGGCGAGTGCCAATTCTAAAAAACCTAGGCATGTAGTTGATAAAAAAGAGACTGCAAAGAAATTATCTACAGTCATTAATATGAAGCCAGAGGAAATTGAAAAGAGACTTAGTCAAAAGAAAGCTTTCCAAATTGAATTTGGACGCAAAGGAACAAATTTAACGTATCAGGACAAATTGAAAATAGAGAAAATGAATTTGCCTGGTATTTCTTTATTGCCTGAAACAGAACGCTTTTATCCAAATGGCAATTTTGCATCACACTTAATTGGTAGAGCTCAGAAAAATCCGGATACTGGTGAACTTAAAGGTGCACTTGGAGTTGAAAAGATTTTTGATAGTTATTTAAGTGGATCTAAAGGATCATTGAGATATATTCATGATATTTGGGGATATATCGCACCAAATACTAAAAAAGAGAAGCAGCCTAAACGTGGTGATGATGTCCATTTAACAATCGATTCAAATATTCAAGTATTTGTTGAAGAAGCTTTAGATGGCATGGTTGAAAGATACCAGCCGAAAGATTTATTTGCGGTTGTCATGGATGCCAAAACTGGAGAAATTTTAGCATACAGTCAGCGACCAACATTTAATCCTGAAACTGGTAAAGACTTTGGTAAAAAGTGGGCAAATGACCTTTATCAAAACACATACGAGCCTGGATCAACATTTAAATCATATGGGTTAGCAGCTGCTATTCAAGAAGGTGCTTTTGATCCTGATAAGAAATATAAATCTGGACATAGAGATATTATGGGTTCACGTATTTCAGACTGGAATAGAGTCGGTTGGGGTGAAATCCCAATGTCACTCGGATTTACTTATTCATCTAATACATTGATGATGCATTTACAAGATTTAGTTGGTGCAGACAAAATGAAATCTTGGTATGAACGATTTGGATTTGGAAAATCAACTAAAGGTATGTTTGATGGAGAAGCACCTGGTCAAATTGGATGGAGTAATGAGTTGCAACAAAAAACGTCATCATTTGGTCAATCGACAACAGTAACACCTGTTCAAATGTTACAAGCGCAATCAGCGTTCTTTAATGATGGTAATATGTTAAAACCATGGTTTGTGAATAGCGTTGAAAATCCTGTTAGTAAAAGACAATTTTATAAAGGGCAAAAACAAATCGCAGGCAAACCAATAACAAAAGATACTGCTGAAAAAGTTGAAAAGCAATTGGATTTAGTTGTGAATAGTAAGAAGAGTCACGCTGCAAACTATCGTATTGATGGTTATGAGGTCGAAGGTAAGACTGGTACAGCACAAGTCGCTGCACCTAATGGTGGTGGATACGTTAAAGGTCCAAACCCATATTTTGTAAGTTTTATGGGTGACGCGCCGAAGAAAAATCCTAAAGTTATTGTATACGCTGGTATGAGCTTGGCACAAAAAAATGACCAAGAAGCTTATGAATTAGGTGTTAGTAAAGCGTTTAAACCAATAATGGAAAATACTTTGAAATATTTAAATGTAGGTAAATCAAAAGATGACACATCTAATGCAGAGTATAGTAAAGTGCCAGATGTTGAAGGTCAAGACAAACAAAAAGCTATTGATAATGTGAGTGCAAAATCATTAGAACCAGTTACTATTGGTTCTGGCACACAAATAAAAGCACAATCTATAAAAGCAGGGAATAAAGTCTTACCTCATAGTAAAGTACTGTTATTAACAGATGGAGACTTAACTATGCCTGACATGTCAGGATGGACGAAAGAAGATGTCATTGCTTTTGAAAACCTAACAAATATTAAAGTAAATTTAAAAGGTAGCGGTTTTGTGTCCCACCAATCAATTAGTAAGGGACAAAAACTTACTGAAAAAGATAAAATAGACGTAGAATTTTCATCAGAGAATGTAGACAGCAATTCGACGAATAATTCTGATTCAAATTCAGATGATAAGAAGAAATCTGACAGTAAAACTGACAAGGATAAGTCGGACTAA
- the mraY gene encoding phospho-N-acetylmuramoyl-pentapeptide-transferase, whose product MIFVYALLALVITFVLVPVLIPTLKRMKFGQSIREEGPQSHMKKTGTPTMGGLTFLLSIVITSLVAIIFVDQANPIILLLFVTIGFGLIGFIDDYIIVVKKNNQGLTSKQKFLAQIGIAIIFFVLSNVFHLVNFSTSIHIPFTNVAIPLSFAYVIFIVFWQVGFSNAVNLTDGLDGLATGLSIIGFTMYAIMSFVLGETAIGIFCIIMLFALLGFLPYNINPAKVFMGDTGSLALGGIFATISIMLNQELSLIFIGLVFVIETLSVMLQVASFKLTGKRIFKMSPIHHHFELIGWSEWKVVTVFWAVGLISGLIGLWIGVH is encoded by the coding sequence ATGATTTTTGTATATGCGTTATTAGCGCTAGTGATTACATTTGTTTTGGTACCTGTTTTAATACCTACATTAAAAAGGATGAAATTTGGTCAAAGTATTCGAGAAGAAGGTCCACAAAGCCATATGAAGAAGACTGGTACACCAACGATGGGTGGACTAACATTTCTATTAAGTATTGTGATAACGTCTTTGGTGGCTATTATATTTGTAGATCAAGCTAATCCAATCATACTGTTATTATTTGTGACGATTGGTTTTGGGTTAATTGGTTTTATAGATGATTATATTATTGTTGTTAAAAAGAATAACCAAGGTTTAACAAGTAAACAGAAGTTTTTGGCGCAAATTGGTATTGCGATTATATTCTTTGTTTTAAGTAATGTGTTTCATTTGGTGAATTTTTCTACGAGCATACATATTCCATTTACGAATGTAGCAATCCCACTATCATTTGCATATGTTATTTTCATTGTTTTTTGGCAAGTAGGTTTTTCTAATGCAGTAAATTTAACAGATGGTTTAGATGGATTAGCAACTGGACTGTCAATTATCGGATTTACAATGTATGCCATCATGAGCTTTGTGTTAGGAGAAACGGCAATTGGTATTTTCTGTATCATTATGTTGTTTGCACTTTTAGGATTTTTACCATATAACATTAACCCTGCTAAAGTGTTTATGGGAGATACAGGTAGCTTAGCTTTAGGTGGTATATTTGCTACCATTTCAATCATGCTTAATCAGGAATTATCATTAATTTTTATAGGTTTAGTATTCGTAATTGAAACATTATCTGTTATGTTACAAGTCGCTAGCTTTAAATTGACTGGAAAGCGTATATTTAAAATGAGTCCGATTCATCATCATTTTGAATTGATAGGATGGAGCGAATGGAAAGTAGTTACAGTATTTTGGGCTGTTGGTCTGATTTCAGGTTTAATCGGTTTATGGATTGGAGTGCATTAA
- the murD gene encoding UDP-N-acetylmuramoyl-L-alanine--D-glutamate ligase: protein MLNYTGLENKNVLVVGLAKSGYEAAKLLSKLGANVTVNDGKDLSQDAHAKDLESMGISVVSGSHPLTLLDNNPIIVKNPGIPYTVSIIDEAVKRGLKILTEVELSYLISEAPIIAVTGTNGKTTVTSLIGDMFKKSRLTGRLSGNIGYVASKVAQEVKPTDYLVTELSSFQLLGIEKYKPHIAIITNIYSAHLDYHENLENYQNAKKQIYKNQTEEDYLICNYHQRQVIESEELKAKTLYFSTQQEVDGIYIKDGFIVYKGVRIINTEDLVLPGEHNLENILAAVLACILAGVPIKAIIDSLTTFSGIEHRLQYVGTNRTNKYYNDSKATNTLATQFALNSFNQPIIWLCGGLDRGNEFDELIPYMENVRAMVVFGQTKAKFAKLGNSQGKSVIEANNVEDAVDKVQDIIEPNDVVLLSPACASWDQYSTFEERGEKFIERFRAHLPSY from the coding sequence ATGCTTAATTATACAGGGTTAGAAAATAAAAATGTATTAGTTGTCGGTTTGGCAAAAAGTGGTTATGAAGCAGCTAAATTATTAAGTAAATTAGGTGCGAATGTAACTGTCAATGATGGAAAAGACTTATCACAAGATGCTCATGCAAAAGATTTAGAATCTATGGGCATTTCTGTTGTAAGTGGAAGTCATCCATTAACGTTGCTTGATAATAATCCAATAATTGTTAAAAATCCTGGAATACCTTATACAGTATCTATTATTGATGAAGCAGTGAAACGAGGTTTGAAAATTTTAACAGAAGTTGAGTTAAGTTATCTAATCTCTGAAGCACCAATCATAGCTGTAACGGGTACAAATGGTAAAACGACAGTTACTTCTCTAATTGGAGATATGTTTAAAAAAAGTCGCTTAACTGGAAGATTATCCGGCAATATTGGTTATGTTGCATCTAAAGTAGCACAAGAAGTAAAGCCTACAGATTATTTAGTTACAGAGTTGTCGTCATTCCAGTTACTTGGAATCGAAAAGTATAAACCACACATTGCTATAATTACTAACATTTATTCGGCGCATCTAGATTACCATGAAAATTTAGAAAACTATCAAAATGCTAAAAAGCAAATATATAAAAATCAAACGGAAGAGGATTATTTGATTTGTAATTATCATCAAAGACAAGTGATAGAGTCGGAAGAATTAAAAGCTAAGACATTGTATTTCTCAACTCAACAAGAAGTTGATGGTATTTATATTAAAGATGGTTTTATCGTTTATAAAGGTGTTCGTATTATTAACACTGAAGATCTAGTATTGCCTGGTGAACATAATTTAGAAAATATATTAGCAGCTGTGCTTGCTTGTATTTTAGCTGGTGTACCTATTAAAGCAATTATTGATAGTTTAACTACATTTTCAGGAATAGAGCATAGATTGCAATATGTTGGTACTAATAGAACTAATAAATATTATAATGATTCCAAAGCAACAAACACGCTAGCAACACAGTTTGCCTTAAATTCATTTAATCAACCAATCATTTGGTTATGTGGTGGTTTGGATCGAGGGAATGAATTTGACGAACTCATTCCTTATATGGAAAATGTTCGCGCGATGGTTGTATTCGGACAAACGAAAGCTAAGTTTGCTAAACTAGGTAATAGTCAAGGGAAATCGGTCATTGAAGCGAACAATGTCGAAGACGCTGTTGATAAAGTACAAGATATTATAGAACCAAATGATGTTGTATTATTGTCACCTGCTTGTGCGAGTTGGGATCAATATAGTACTTTTGAAGAGCGTGGAGAGAAATTTATTGAAAGATTCCGTGCCCATTTACCATCTTATTAA
- a CDS encoding cell division protein FtsQ/DivIB produces the protein MDDKTKNDQQESNEDKDELELFTRNTSKKRRQRKRSKATHFSNQNKDDTSQQADFDEEIYLINKDFKKEESNDKNNDSASSHANDNNIDDSTDSNIENEDYRYNQEIDDQNESNVISVDNEQPQSAPKEQNSDSIDEETVTKKERKSKVTQLKPLTLEEKRKLRRKRQKRIQYSVITILVLLIAVILIYMFSPLSKIAHVNINGNNHVSTSKINKVLGVKNDSRMYTFSKKNAINDLEENPLIKSVEIHKQLPNTLNVDITENEIIALVKYKGKYLPLLENGKLLKGSNDVKINDAPVMDGFKGTKEDDMIKALSEMTPEVRRYIAEVTYAPSKNKQSRIELFTTDGLQVIGDISTISKKMKYYPQMSQSLSRDSSGKLKTRGYIDLSVGASFIPYRGNTSSQSESDKNVTKSSQEENQAKEELQSVLNKINKQSSKNN, from the coding sequence ATGGATGATAAAACGAAGAACGATCAACAAGAATCAAATGAAGATAAAGATGAATTAGAATTATTTACGAGGAATACATCTAAGAAAAGACGGCAAAGAAAAAGATCAAAGGCTACACATTTTTCTAATCAAAATAAAGATGATACATCTCAACAAGCTGATTTTGATGAAGAAATTTACTTGATAAATAAAGACTTCAAAAAAGAAGAAAGCAATGATAAAAATAATGATTCTGCTTCTAGTCATGCGAATGATAATAATATCGATGATTCTACAGACTCTAATATTGAAAATGAGGATTATAGATATAATCAAGAAATTGACGACCAAAATGAATCGAATGTAATTTCAGTCGACAACGAACAACCTCAATCAGCTCCTAAAGAACAAAATAGCGACTCGATTGATGAGGAAACAGTAACGAAAAAAGAACGAAAAAGTAAAGTAACACAATTAAAGCCATTAACACTTGAAGAAAAGCGGAAGTTAAGACGTAAGCGACAAAAGCGAATCCAATACAGTGTTATTACAATATTGGTATTGTTGATTGCTGTTATATTAATTTACATGTTTTCACCACTTAGTAAAATTGCGCATGTAAATATAAATGGAAATAATCACGTTAGTACTTCAAAGATAAACAAAGTTTTAGGTGTTAAAAATGATTCAAGGATGTATACGTTTAGTAAAAAAAATGCTATTAATGATCTCGAAGAGAATCCATTAATCAAAAGTGTTGAGATACACAAGCAATTACCAAACACATTAAACGTAGATATCACAGAAAATGAAATTATTGCTTTAGTGAAATATAAAGGTAAATATTTACCTTTATTAGAAAATGGTAAATTGCTTAAAGGTTCAAATGATGTCAAAATTAATGATGCACCTGTCATGGATGGTTTCAAAGGTACAAAAGAAGATGATATGATTAAGGCGTTATCTGAAATGACACCTGAAGTTAGACGATATATTGCCGAAGTGACATACGCCCCAAGTAAAAACAAACAAAGCAGAATTGAATTGTTTACGACAGATGGACTTCAAGTAATCGGTGATATTTCGACGATATCTAAGAAAATGAAATATTATCCGCAGATGTCACAATCATTATCAAGGGATAGTTCGGGTAAACTAAAAACACGAGGCTATATTGATTTATCAGTCGGTGCTTCATTTATCCCATACCGTGGAAACACGTCTAGTCAATCAGAAAGCGATAAAAATGTGACTAAATCATCTCAAGAGGAAAATCAAGCAAAAGAAGAATTACAAAGCGTTTTAAACAAAATTAACAAACAATCAAGTAAGAATAATTAA
- the ftsA gene encoding cell division protein FtsA — protein sequence MEEHYYVSIDIGSSSVKTIVGEKFHNGINVIGTGQTYTSGIKNGLIDDFDIARQAIKDTIKKASIASGVDIKEVFLKLPIIGTEVYDESNEIDFYEDTEINGSHIEKVLEGIREKNDVQETEVINVFPIRFIVDKENEVSDPKELIARHSLKVEAGVIAIQKSILINMIKCVEACGVDVLDVYSDAYNYGSILTATEKELGACVIDIGEDVTQVAFYERGELVDADSIEMAGRDITDDIAQGLNTSYETAEKVKHQYGHAFYDSASDQDIFTVEQVDSDETVQYTQKDLSDFIEARVEEIFFEVFDVLQDLGLTKVNGGFIVTGGSANLLGVKELLSDMVSEKVRIHTPSQMGIRKPEFSSAISTISSSIAFDELLDYVTINYHDNEETEEDVIDVKDKDNESKLGGFDWFKRKTNKKDTHENEVESTDEEIYQSEDNHQEHKQNHEHVQDKDKDKEESKFKKLMKSLFE from the coding sequence ATGGAAGAACATTACTACGTAAGTATTGATATTGGATCATCAAGCGTAAAAACAATAGTAGGCGAGAAATTTCACAATGGTATAAATGTGATAGGTACAGGACAAACCTACACGAGCGGTATAAAAAATGGTTTAATTGATGATTTTGATATTGCGCGACAAGCAATCAAAGACACAATTAAAAAGGCATCAATCGCTTCGGGTGTTGATATTAAAGAAGTTTTCCTGAAATTACCTATCATTGGAACGGAAGTTTATGATGAATCAAATGAAATCGACTTTTATGAGGATACAGAAATCAACGGTTCACATATCGAAAAAGTATTAGAAGGTATTAGAGAAAAAAATGATGTGCAAGAAACAGAAGTAATTAATGTGTTCCCGATTCGTTTTATAGTCGATAAAGAAAATGAGGTTTCAGACCCTAAAGAATTAATTGCCAGACATTCATTAAAGGTTGAAGCAGGCGTAATTGCTATTCAAAAATCGATTTTAATTAATATGATTAAATGCGTAGAAGCATGTGGTGTTGATGTATTAGATGTTTACTCTGATGCATATAACTATGGTTCAATCCTAACAGCTACTGAAAAAGAGTTAGGTGCATGTGTCATTGATATTGGTGAAGACGTTACGCAAGTTGCTTTTTATGAACGCGGTGAATTAGTAGATGCTGATTCTATCGAAATGGCAGGGCGTGATATTACAGACGATATTGCACAAGGATTAAACACTTCTTATGAAACTGCTGAAAAAGTTAAACACCAATATGGTCATGCATTCTATGATTCTGCTTCAGATCAAGATATCTTCACTGTTGAACAGGTTGATAGTGATGAAACAGTACAGTATACTCAAAAAGATTTGAGTGACTTTATTGAAGCGCGTGTAGAAGAAATATTCTTCGAAGTATTTGATGTTTTACAAGATTTAGGATTAACAAAAGTAAATGGTGGGTTTATTGTAACTGGTGGATCTGCAAACTTACTTGGCGTAAAAGAATTATTATCAGATATGGTAAGTGAAAAAGTTAGAATTCACACGCCATCACAAATGGGAATTAGAAAACCTGAATTTTCTTCAGCAATTTCTACAATTTCTAGTAGTATCGCTTTTGATGAGTTATTAGATTATGTTACAATTAATTATCATGATAATGAAGAAACTGAAGAAGATGTTATTGATGTGAAAGACAAAGATAACGAATCTAAATTAGGCGGATTTGATTGGTTTAAACGTAAAACAAACAAAAAAGATACTCATGAAAATGAAGTAGAGTCAACAGATGAAGAAATTTATCAATCAGAAGATAATCATCAGGAACATAAACAGAATCATGAACATGTTCAAGACAAAGATAAAGATAAAGAAGAAAGTAAATTCAAAAAACTAATGAAATCTCTATTTGAATGA
- the ftsZ gene encoding cell division protein FtsZ — protein sequence MLEFEQGFNHLATLKVIGVGGGGNNAVNRMIDHGMNNVEFIAINTDGQALNLSKAESKIQIGEKLTRGLGAGANPEIGKKAAEESREQIEDAIQGADMVFVTSGMGGGTGTGAAPVVAKIAKEMGALTVGVVTRPFSFEGRKRQTQAAAGVEAMKAAVDTLIVIPNDRLLDIVDKSTPMMEAFKEADNVLRQGVQGISDLIAVSGEVNLDFADVKTIMSNQGSALMGIGVSSGENRAVEAAKKAISSPLLETSIVGAQGVLMNITGGESLSLFEAQEAADIVQDAADEDVNMIFGTVINPELQDEIVVTVIATGFDDKPTSHGRKSGSTGFGTSVNTSSNATSKDESFTSNSSNAQATDSVSERTHTTKEDDIPSFIRNREERRSRRTRR from the coding sequence ATGTTAGAATTTGAACAAGGATTTAATCATTTAGCGACTTTAAAGGTCATTGGTGTAGGTGGTGGCGGTAACAACGCCGTAAACCGAATGATTGACCACGGAATGAATAATGTTGAATTTATCGCTATCAACACAGACGGTCAAGCTTTAAACTTATCTAAAGCTGAATCTAAAATCCAAATCGGTGAAAAATTAACACGTGGTTTAGGAGCAGGAGCTAATCCTGAAATCGGTAAAAAAGCTGCAGAGGAATCTCGTGAACAAATTGAAGATGCAATCCAAGGTGCAGACATGGTATTTGTTACTTCTGGTATGGGTGGCGGAACTGGTACTGGTGCAGCACCAGTCGTTGCTAAAATTGCAAAAGAAATGGGCGCATTAACTGTTGGTGTTGTAACTCGTCCATTTAGTTTTGAAGGACGTAAACGTCAAACTCAAGCTGCTGCTGGAGTAGAAGCTATGAAAGCTGCAGTAGATACATTAATCGTTATACCAAATGACCGTTTATTAGATATCGTTGACAAATCTACGCCAATGATGGAAGCATTTAAAGAAGCTGACAACGTGTTACGCCAAGGTGTACAAGGTATCTCAGACTTAATCGCTGTTTCTGGTGAAGTAAACTTAGACTTTGCAGACGTTAAGACAATTATGTCTAACCAAGGTTCTGCATTAATGGGTATTGGTGTTTCTTCTGGTGAAAATAGAGCGGTAGAAGCTGCTAAAAAAGCAATCTCTTCTCCATTACTTGAAACATCTATCGTTGGTGCACAAGGTGTGCTTATGAATATTACTGGTGGCGAGTCATTGTCATTATTTGAAGCACAAGAGGCTGCTGATATTGTCCAAGATGCTGCAGATGAAGACGTTAATATGATTTTCGGTACAGTTATTAATCCTGAATTACAAGATGAGATTGTTGTAACAGTTATTGCAACTGGTTTTGATGACAAACCAACATCACATGGTCGTAAATCTGGTAGCACTGGATTCGGAACAAGCGTAAATACTTCTAGCAATGCAACTTCTAAAGATGAATCATTCACTTCAAATTCATCAAATGCACAAGCAACTGATAGTGTAAGTGAAAGAACACATACAACTAAAGAAGATGATATTCCTAGCTTCATTAGAAATAGAGAAGAAAGACGTTCAAGAAGAACAAGACGTTAA
- the pgeF gene encoding peptidoglycan editing factor PgeF, whose translation MNDNFKKQPHHLIYEELLQQGITLGITTRGDGLSDYPKNAFNMARYIDDRPYNITQHQLQLAEEIAFDRKNWVFPIQTHENKVACITKDDIGTNIDTLTDALHGIDAMYTYDSNVLLTMCYADCVPVYFYSTKHHFIALAHAGWRGTYTEIVKEVLKHVNFDLKDLHVVIGPSTSSSYEINDDIKNKFETLPIDSANYIETRGRDRHGIDLKKANAALLIYYGVPKENIYTTAYATSEHLELFFSYRLEKGQTGRMLAFIGQQ comes from the coding sequence GTGAATGATAATTTTAAAAAGCAACCGCATCATTTAATATATGAAGAGTTATTACAACAAGGTATTACTCTAGGTATTACAACTAGAGGAGATGGTTTAAGTGACTATCCTAAAAATGCTTTTAATATGGCGAGATATATTGATGATCGCCCATATAATATTACTCAACATCAATTGCAATTAGCTGAAGAAATTGCGTTTGATAGAAAAAATTGGGTGTTTCCCATTCAAACACATGAAAATAAAGTCGCTTGTATTACAAAGGATGATATAGGCACAAATATAGACACTTTAACTGATGCGCTTCATGGTATTGATGCGATGTACACATATGATAGTAATGTCTTATTAACGATGTGTTATGCAGACTGTGTACCAGTATATTTTTATAGTACAAAACATCATTTTATTGCATTGGCGCATGCAGGTTGGCGTGGTACCTATACTGAAATTGTAAAAGAAGTGCTAAAACATGTGAACTTTGATTTGAAAGACTTACATGTCGTTATTGGACCATCTACATCATCAAGTTATGAAATTAATGATGATATTAAAAATAAATTTGAAACATTGCCAATTGATAGTGCCAACTATATTGAAACTAGAGGACGAGATCGTCATGGTATTGATTTGAAAAAAGCCAATGCTGCATTATTAATTTATTATGGTGTTCCTAAAGAAAATATTTATACGACAGCGTATGCTACATCTGAACATTTAGAATTATTTTTCTCTTATCGATTAGAAAAAGGTCAAACAGGACGCATGTTAGCATTCATTGGTCAACAGTAA
- a CDS encoding YggS family pyridoxal phosphate-dependent enzyme, with amino-acid sequence MKDNLQQISTQINDKSEKNNFSTKPNVIAVTKYVTIERAKEAYEAGIRHFGENRLEGFFQKKEALPSDAVIHFIGSLQSRKVKDVINDVDYFHALDRLSLAKEINKRAEHKIKCFLQVNVSGEASKHGIALEDVDQFIDDLKKYDKIEIVGLMTMAPLTDDEAYIRSLFKQLRLKKEEIQRLNLEYAPCDELSMGMSNDYLIAVEEGATFVRIGTKLVGEEE; translated from the coding sequence GTGAAAGATAATTTACAACAAATCTCAACACAAATTAATGACAAAAGTGAAAAAAATAATTTTTCAACAAAACCAAACGTGATTGCAGTTACAAAATATGTTACAATAGAGCGAGCTAAAGAAGCGTATGAGGCTGGAATAAGACATTTTGGTGAGAATAGATTGGAAGGCTTTTTTCAAAAGAAAGAAGCATTACCATCAGATGCGGTGATCCATTTTATAGGATCATTACAATCTCGAAAAGTTAAGGACGTTATAAACGACGTAGATTATTTCCATGCTTTAGATCGATTGAGCTTAGCCAAAGAAATTAACAAACGTGCAGAACATAAAATTAAATGTTTCTTGCAAGTGAACGTTTCGGGAGAAGCTTCTAAACATGGTATTGCTTTAGAAGATGTTGATCAGTTTATAGATGATCTTAAAAAATATGACAAAATCGAAATTGTAGGTTTAATGACGATGGCACCATTGACAGATGATGAAGCATATATTAGATCGTTATTTAAACAGTTACGTTTGAAAAAAGAAGAAATACAACGACTCAATTTAGAATATGCGCCTTGTGATGAATTATCAATGGGAATGAGTAATGACTATCTTATTGCAGTTGAAGAAGGTGCGACGTTTGTTAGAATTGGGACTAAACTTGTAGGAGAAGAGGAGTGA